The Megasphaera stantonii genome includes a window with the following:
- a CDS encoding SIMPL domain-containing protein, protein MKYYPVKALAVAALLIGSTAFMSPSYAAAPEPSVIHVTGYAQQEVAPDTAYVTIGMETTGEDAQQARTQNNEVMSQVTAAMKSMGIAPENLKTMGFYMSPNYDSKSRKIVSYTVTNNLQIKVSDLDMIPRIIAKAANLNANSIQGIRFTNEKTEQIKDNLVKQAIINGRRQAEAAAQAAGMSLGKVKEISISGRSPSYENGYAGATLRMSAKAADYAPVEAGTNTLSETVTMTFYLQ, encoded by the coding sequence ATGAAATATTATCCCGTCAAAGCCTTGGCCGTCGCCGCCCTGCTCATCGGTTCCACGGCCTTTATGTCCCCGTCCTATGCCGCTGCTCCCGAACCGTCGGTCATCCACGTCACGGGCTACGCCCAGCAGGAAGTCGCTCCCGACACGGCCTACGTCACCATCGGCATGGAAACGACAGGAGAAGACGCTCAGCAGGCCCGCACGCAGAACAACGAAGTCATGAGCCAGGTCACGGCGGCCATGAAATCTATGGGCATCGCCCCGGAAAACCTCAAGACCATGGGCTTCTACATGTCGCCGAACTACGACAGCAAGAGCCGCAAGATCGTATCGTACACCGTAACGAATAATCTGCAAATTAAAGTGTCCGACCTCGACATGATTCCCCGCATCATCGCCAAGGCGGCCAACCTGAACGCCAACTCTATTCAAGGCATCCGCTTCACCAACGAAAAGACCGAACAGATTAAGGACAACCTGGTCAAGCAGGCCATCATCAACGGCAGACGGCAGGCCGAAGCCGCCGCCCAGGCCGCAGGCATGTCCCTCGGCAAGGTGAAGGAAATCAGCATTTCCGGCCGATCGCCGTCCTATGAAAACGGATACGCCGGCGCGACGCTGCGCATGTCTGCAAAAGCCGCCGACTACGCCCCCGTCGAAGCAGGCACGAATACCTTAAGCGAAACGGTCACCATGACGTTCTATCTTCAATAG
- a CDS encoding Rne/Rng family ribonuclease — translation MKLIVGNVMPEETRMAIIEDGRLRDFAVERNDETHIGNHIYKGTIQNILPALQAAFVNIGRKKNAFLYLGDLFPRAATKEEIQQTHISVGQSVLVQVIKEERGSKGAKVTANVSLAGRYAVLMPTVDYVGVSKKIRDEEERNRLRDITAKIKPAGMGLIIRTVAKGVSEEALLADIRYLLRTWDSVQQRYKLAKKPKLLYREADLVMRMIRDHFTADVKKIVVDDKDAYDRICQIVTDDQWRSRVELYQGDQPIFECYNLEDELRHLMAREVALPSGGTLVFDHTEALTVIDVNSGKYTGNGTLQDTIFHVNKEAAVEIARQLRLRDIGGIIIIDFIDMAQPVRRDEILQILEREMAQDCTKTHVLGMTALNLVEITRKKARQGLYQVQFSPCDICGGSGYLYSPESVAIQIIRRLRHMVHVRYIKGDLLICAHADVLAVLKDKKRRDELERELSRTLHFEASDHPNREVFSILSYHE, via the coding sequence CAAGGGAACCATACAAAATATCCTGCCGGCCCTGCAGGCGGCCTTCGTCAATATCGGCCGTAAGAAAAACGCCTTTTTGTATCTGGGCGATTTATTTCCCCGGGCGGCGACGAAGGAAGAAATTCAGCAGACCCATATTTCCGTCGGCCAGAGCGTCCTCGTCCAGGTCATCAAGGAGGAACGGGGCAGCAAGGGGGCCAAGGTGACGGCCAATGTCAGCCTGGCCGGGAGATACGCCGTCCTCATGCCGACGGTGGACTACGTCGGCGTGTCGAAAAAAATACGGGACGAAGAGGAACGGAACCGCCTGCGCGATATTACGGCGAAAATCAAGCCGGCCGGCATGGGCCTGATCATACGCACCGTCGCCAAGGGCGTGTCGGAAGAGGCATTGCTGGCCGATATCCGCTATCTGCTGCGGACGTGGGACAGCGTGCAGCAGCGGTATAAGCTGGCGAAAAAGCCCAAGCTCCTGTACCGTGAGGCCGACTTAGTCATGCGGATGATACGGGATCACTTCACGGCCGACGTAAAGAAAATCGTCGTCGACGACAAGGATGCCTACGACCGCATCTGCCAAATCGTGACGGACGACCAGTGGCGCAGCCGCGTCGAGCTGTATCAGGGCGACCAGCCCATTTTTGAATGCTACAATTTAGAAGACGAGCTGCGGCACCTTATGGCCCGTGAAGTCGCGCTCCCGTCGGGAGGCACGCTGGTCTTCGACCATACGGAGGCGCTGACGGTCATCGACGTCAACAGCGGCAAGTATACGGGCAACGGCACTCTGCAGGACACGATATTTCACGTCAATAAGGAAGCGGCCGTGGAAATTGCCCGGCAGCTGCGGCTCCGCGATATCGGCGGCATCATCATCATTGATTTCATCGACATGGCCCAGCCTGTGCGGCGCGATGAAATTCTGCAGATACTGGAACGGGAAATGGCCCAGGACTGCACGAAAACCCACGTCCTGGGCATGACGGCCCTGAATCTGGTGGAAATTACCCGCAAGAAGGCCCGGCAGGGCTTGTATCAGGTACAGTTCAGTCCCTGCGATATCTGCGGCGGCTCGGGATATTTGTATTCTCCCGAATCGGTGGCGATCCAGATTATCCGCCGCCTGCGCCATATGGTTCACGTGCGCTATATAAAGGGCGACCTGCTCATTTGCGCTCATGCCGACGTATTAGCCGTCTTAAAAGATAAAAAACGGCGGGACGAATTGGAGCGGGAGCTGTCCCGGACGCTTCATTTCGAAGCGTCAGATCATCCGAACAGGGAAGTATTTTCGATTTTGTCGTATCATGAATAA
- the tadA gene encoding tRNA adenosine(34) deaminase TadA, which translates to MTKDEFYMGKAIEEAKIAAAVGEIPVGAVVIYQKKAIARAYNLRETLPCATAHAELLAIEKACRVLGRWRLTGCTLYVTVEPCPMCAGAIVNSRLDRVVYGCDDPKGGAVRSLFQIVDNPALNHRVEVTAGVRADECAAIMRDFFRSRRQK; encoded by the coding sequence ATGACAAAAGACGAATTTTACATGGGCAAAGCCATAGAAGAAGCGAAAATCGCCGCCGCCGTCGGGGAAATCCCCGTAGGCGCCGTCGTCATTTATCAAAAGAAGGCCATTGCCCGGGCCTACAACCTGCGCGAAACCCTGCCCTGCGCCACGGCCCACGCCGAGCTCTTGGCCATTGAAAAAGCCTGCCGGGTCCTGGGACGCTGGCGGCTTACGGGCTGTACCCTCTACGTCACCGTCGAGCCCTGCCCCATGTGCGCCGGCGCCATCGTCAACAGCCGCCTCGACCGCGTCGTCTACGGCTGCGACGATCCAAAGGGCGGCGCCGTCCGTTCACTGTTTCAAATCGTCGACAATCCGGCCCTGAACCACCGCGTCGAAGTGACGGCTGGCGTCCGGGCCGACGAATGCGCCGCCATCATGCGCGATTTCTTCCGCAGCCGGCGGCAAAAATAA